The Carnobacterium divergens genome includes a window with the following:
- a CDS encoding NUDIX hydrolase: MTIHKKHFGVYGVAYVNEHLLCIQKKTGPYKNRFDLPGGSQKGSEGLTETLIREVWEETGYRVENYRNVRCYDVLVEEKETDRVVHHIFVLYTIDVIKQNDKLPKLGQEINDSFGPIWVAIKDLTEENTSPLVTKVIAELNQELNKTFFDVKRYENWLIKGDSNKKI, translated from the coding sequence GTGACAATCCATAAAAAACATTTTGGCGTGTATGGTGTAGCGTATGTAAATGAGCATTTGCTCTGCATTCAAAAGAAAACAGGTCCCTACAAGAATCGATTTGATTTGCCAGGAGGAAGCCAAAAAGGAAGTGAAGGGTTAACAGAGACGCTGATAAGAGAAGTTTGGGAAGAGACAGGCTACAGGGTTGAAAACTATCGAAACGTTAGGTGTTACGATGTCCTTGTAGAAGAAAAAGAGACCGATAGAGTTGTTCACCACATCTTTGTGCTATACACGATAGACGTTATCAAGCAAAATGACAAACTTCCCAAGCTCGGTCAAGAAATAAATGATTCTTTTGGACCAATTTGGGTGGCAATCAAGGATTTGACAGAAGAAAATACTTCTCCCTTAGTCACAAAAGTAATAGCAGAATTGAATCAAGAGTTGAACAAAACCTTTTTTGACGTTAAAAGATATGAAAATTGGTTAATTAAAGGAGATTCAAATAAAAAAATATAG
- the mgsA gene encoding methylglyoxal synthase: MNIALIAHDRKKKLMIELTTAYREILKEHTLYATGTTGLRIIEETGLAVHRFKSGPLGGDQQIGALISEDKIDMVIFLRDPLAAQPHEPDVTALIRLSDVYEIPLATNIGTGEILLRGLGVGFADWRTITNEVETKILDI, from the coding sequence ATGAATATTGCATTAATTGCACATGATCGTAAAAAAAAGCTGATGATTGAATTAACCACGGCTTATCGAGAAATATTAAAAGAGCATACTCTTTATGCAACTGGTACAACTGGTTTAAGAATTATTGAAGAAACGGGATTAGCCGTTCATCGATTTAAATCAGGCCCATTAGGAGGCGACCAACAAATCGGTGCTCTGATTTCAGAAGATAAGATCGATATGGTGATTTTTTTAAGAGATCCATTAGCAGCCCAGCCTCATGAACCTGATGTGACTGCATTAATTCGATTAAGTGACGTTTACGAGATTCCGTTAGCAACCAATATCGGCACTGGAGAAATATTATTAAGAGGTTTGGGAGTAGGATTTGCAGATTGGCGAACGATAACCAATGAGGTTGAAACTAAAATTTTAGACATTTAA
- a CDS encoding amidohydrolase has product MKNMTINLIETDLTTELKNGAAEVIALRRYFHQHPEASLKEFETIKRIKAELTKIGIPYESVGETGVLGTIQGGLGEGKTILLRADIDALELADAKDVPYKSVHPGLNHACGHDGHTAALLGAAKLLKSHQSEFSGTIKLAFQQAEEIGAGARQFVEGNFVQNVDQVFGLHLDSSVDVGKLVTTKGATNASCDIFKLTIKGESGHAARPDLGRDALLTAAAITVELQSIVAREVSPLDNAVVAVGVLNAGTRYNIIANEASLEGTVRTFSHETRHFVLDAVKRIATDVAKAHRTSLSFENYNAAAPLINHPVATHFAEQIANDMVGAENVITDNPKSLGADDFADFLAVSEGVYARVGTRNPENPDTWYGHHHENFDIDERSLVLATEFHVRYALNYLQK; this is encoded by the coding sequence ATGAAAAATATGACAATCAATTTAATTGAAACAGACTTAACAACTGAATTAAAAAATGGTGCTGCTGAAGTTATCGCATTACGTCGGTATTTCCATCAACACCCCGAAGCAAGTTTAAAAGAATTTGAAACCATTAAACGCATTAAAGCTGAACTTACGAAAATTGGGATTCCATATGAATCAGTTGGTGAGACCGGTGTCCTTGGAACCATTCAAGGTGGACTTGGTGAAGGAAAAACTATTTTGTTACGAGCAGATATTGATGCCCTTGAGTTGGCAGATGCAAAAGATGTTCCTTATAAATCAGTGCATCCAGGTTTAAATCATGCTTGTGGTCACGACGGACATACCGCTGCTTTACTTGGCGCAGCGAAATTATTAAAGAGTCACCAATCTGAATTTTCAGGAACCATTAAACTCGCTTTTCAACAAGCCGAAGAAATCGGTGCTGGGGCTAGACAGTTTGTTGAGGGGAATTTTGTTCAAAATGTAGATCAAGTTTTTGGACTCCATTTGGATTCAAGTGTTGACGTTGGCAAACTTGTTACGACTAAAGGAGCTACAAATGCTTCTTGTGATATTTTTAAACTTACGATTAAAGGAGAATCTGGACATGCTGCTAGGCCAGATTTAGGAAGAGACGCACTCTTAACAGCTGCAGCTATTACGGTTGAACTCCAAAGTATTGTGGCTAGAGAAGTCAGCCCCTTAGACAACGCGGTGGTGGCTGTTGGTGTTTTAAATGCTGGCACTCGCTACAATATTATCGCAAATGAAGCTTCGTTAGAAGGAACGGTCCGTACTTTCAGCCACGAAACGCGCCATTTCGTATTAGACGCTGTTAAACGCATTGCAACTGACGTAGCGAAGGCTCACCGCACCTCTTTAAGCTTTGAAAATTATAATGCAGCAGCTCCCTTGATTAATCACCCTGTTGCAACTCATTTTGCTGAACAGATTGCGAATGATATGGTTGGTGCTGAAAATGTGATTACTGATAACCCGAAAAGTTTAGGAGCAGACGATTTTGCCGATTTTCTAGCCGTTAGTGAAGGAGTCTACGCACGTGTTGGAACTAGAAATCCTGAAAATCCTGACACTTGGTATGGTCATCACCATGAAAATTTTGATATTGATGAACGAAGTTTAGTTTTAGCAACCGAATTTCACGTTCGATACGCTCTTAATTATTTACAAAAATAA
- a CDS encoding MetQ/NlpA family ABC transporter substrate-binding protein — translation MKTIKKLTISTLLILGAFFITACGGTQAKEKTTTVKLGVVGDDSDVWDDVKERLKKDNIQLEIVKFTDYTQPNAALNEGEIDLNSFQHQIFLDSYNKDHGTDLVPIGETVIAPLGIYSEKIKDVKELKKGDIVAIPNDVTNGGRALLLLQTAGLIKVDPAAKQTPTVKDITENKLDLEIKELDAAQTARSLSDTTVSLINSGMAVDAGFVPNKDAIFLEPVNETSKPYINIIVAKKKDKDNSIYQKIVKAYQSPETVKLLEKTTKGSSTPVWEDAKK, via the coding sequence ATGAAAACAATAAAAAAATTAACGATTTCTACTTTACTAATTTTAGGTGCTTTCTTCATTACGGCATGTGGCGGTACGCAAGCAAAAGAAAAAACGACTACGGTCAAACTAGGTGTTGTTGGGGATGATTCTGATGTTTGGGATGATGTTAAAGAGCGTTTAAAGAAAGACAATATTCAATTAGAAATTGTAAAATTCACAGATTACACACAACCGAATGCCGCTTTAAATGAAGGTGAAATTGATCTAAATTCTTTCCAACATCAAATTTTCCTGGATTCTTACAACAAAGACCACGGAACAGACTTAGTCCCTATTGGGGAAACTGTTATTGCGCCATTAGGTATTTATTCTGAAAAGATTAAAGATGTAAAAGAACTAAAAAAAGGAGATATTGTGGCCATTCCAAATGATGTTACTAATGGTGGGCGCGCGCTTTTATTGCTACAAACAGCCGGCTTAATCAAAGTAGACCCTGCTGCTAAACAAACACCCACAGTTAAAGACATTACCGAAAATAAACTCGATCTTGAAATTAAAGAACTTGATGCTGCTCAAACTGCTCGTTCATTAAGTGACACAACGGTTTCACTCATTAACAGCGGAATGGCTGTCGATGCAGGCTTTGTTCCTAATAAAGATGCGATTTTCCTAGAACCAGTAAATGAAACATCAAAACCTTATATCAATATCATTGTTGCCAAGAAAAAGGATAAAGATAATAGCATTTATCAAAAAATCGTTAAAGCTTATCAGTCCCCTGAGACCGTTAAATTACTTGAAAAAACAACTAAAGGTTCCTCTACACCTGTTTGGGAAGATGCTAAAAAATAA
- a CDS encoding methionine ABC transporter permease, with product MLDSLASYFKNIPPLKEEFIESTIQTLYMVSVTAIIAGILGIILGVILVVTDANGILENRGIYTTLDKIINVFRSIPFIIMLAVIVPFTRLLVGTSIGTTAAIVPLVIGTVPFFARQIQNALVEVDSGVVEAAQAMGSSPLEIIFRVYLKEGLNGIIRASSVTIINLIGLTAMAGAIGGGGLGNLAISKGYNRFQNDVTLVATLIILILVFISQFIGNFLIKRTSHS from the coding sequence ATGTTGGATTCATTAGCTAGCTATTTTAAAAATATTCCCCCTTTAAAAGAGGAATTTATTGAAAGTACGATTCAAACGTTATACATGGTCAGCGTTACAGCCATTATTGCAGGAATTTTAGGAATTATCTTAGGGGTAATCTTAGTTGTAACAGATGCTAATGGGATTCTAGAAAATAGAGGAATTTACACCACTCTAGATAAAATCATTAATGTCTTTCGGTCAATTCCATTTATTATTATGTTAGCCGTTATTGTTCCTTTTACACGCCTACTAGTAGGAACTTCCATTGGCACCACAGCAGCAATTGTTCCTCTTGTTATTGGAACGGTTCCCTTTTTTGCTAGACAAATTCAAAACGCCTTAGTTGAAGTTGACTCTGGCGTGGTTGAAGCAGCTCAAGCGATGGGGTCTAGTCCTTTAGAAATTATTTTCCGCGTTTACCTAAAAGAAGGGTTAAATGGTATTATTCGCGCTTCTTCAGTAACCATTATTAATTTAATCGGACTAACTGCCATGGCTGGAGCAATTGGAGGCGGTGGATTGGGAAATTTAGCTATTTCAAAAGGATACAATCGATTCCAAAATGATGTCACGCTCGTGGCAACTTTAATCATTTTAATTTTAGTCTTTATTAGTCAATTTATCGGAAATTTCTTAATTAAACGAACAAGCCATTCTTAA